One window of the Halobacillus litoralis genome contains the following:
- the dapA gene encoding 4-hydroxy-tetrahydrodipicolinate synthase — MNFGKVLTAMVTPFNSHGKIDYEKTTLLVEHLLNNGTDGLVVAGTTGESPTLSSEEKIKLWKHVVQVVNGRAPVIAGTGSNCTTSSIELSKAAEKTGVDGVMLVAPYYNKPNQSGLYEHFKNIAQAVQLPVMVYNVPGRSVVRIQPETIVRLAEIDNIVSVKEATGDLDGMAEIISGTDEKFSLYSGDDNLTLPAYGIGAQGIISVSAHVIGNEMQKMLQLYDTGKGKEAATLHRKLLPIFNGMFTAPSPAPVKEALKKVGIDTGGIRLPLVPLTKEEKLFIHQLLDELEK; from the coding sequence GTGAACTTCGGAAAAGTTTTAACTGCCATGGTGACCCCTTTTAACAGCCATGGGAAGATCGATTATGAAAAGACGACCCTGCTTGTTGAACATTTACTCAATAATGGAACGGATGGATTGGTCGTAGCAGGGACCACAGGGGAATCACCGACTCTATCCTCCGAAGAAAAGATAAAGTTGTGGAAACATGTCGTTCAAGTCGTCAATGGTCGTGCACCGGTTATAGCCGGAACAGGCAGCAATTGCACAACATCGTCGATTGAACTTTCTAAAGCTGCAGAAAAAACTGGTGTAGACGGTGTAATGCTGGTGGCACCTTATTACAATAAACCTAATCAAAGCGGCTTGTATGAACACTTTAAGAATATTGCTCAAGCGGTTCAGTTACCAGTCATGGTTTATAATGTACCCGGCCGCTCTGTCGTACGTATCCAGCCGGAAACCATCGTACGGTTAGCTGAAATAGATAATATCGTTTCCGTAAAAGAAGCTACCGGTGATTTAGATGGGATGGCTGAAATCATCTCTGGGACAGATGAAAAGTTTTCATTATATAGCGGGGATGATAATTTGACTCTTCCGGCTTATGGAATCGGTGCACAAGGGATCATATCCGTTTCTGCTCACGTGATAGGAAATGAAATGCAGAAAATGCTTCAGCTCTATGATACCGGCAAAGGGAAAGAAGCAGCGACTCTTCATAGAAAACTATTGCCAATTTTTAATGGAATGTTCACGGCCCCTTCACCTGCACCGGTCAAAGAAGCACTGAAGAAAGTAGGAATCGATACAGGAGGGATAAGACTTCCTTTAGTTCCATTAACCAAAGAGGAGAAATTATTCATCCATCAGCTTTTAGATGAATTGGAGAAGTGA
- the dapG gene encoding aspartate kinase: MKLLVQKFGGTSVRDLKSRSRAIHHVKNGLSEGYKVVVTVSAMGRKGSPYATDTLLGLVDFPHTIVTPREQDLMMSCGETISSIVFCHELCKEGISAVSLTGAQAGIMTNSDFTKAKITQMNPSRIFEELKDKDVVVVAGFQGQTLRGEVTTIGRGGSDTTAAALGAALQAECIEIFTDVDGIMTADPRLVQEARPLNTITYNEICNLAYQGAKVIHPRAVEIAMYAKVPIRVRSTYSDLPGTLVSGTKEDRLGQDISDRTVTGIAHMAGLTQIKVQSKEDPSKLQSDVFKSMASANISVDFINISPSGVLYTIDHIYAEKAAQILNNLGYDPEIRNGCAKVSTVGAGITGIPGVTAKIVQTLTDIGIQILQSADSHTTIWVLIKEEDLVPAVNALHGTFQLSVDAKKGEKQK; the protein is encoded by the coding sequence ATGAAGCTACTTGTACAAAAATTCGGTGGAACGTCCGTCCGGGATCTGAAAAGCCGTTCCCGGGCGATCCATCATGTAAAAAACGGATTGAGTGAAGGTTACAAGGTTGTTGTCACTGTTTCTGCCATGGGAAGAAAAGGAAGCCCTTATGCAACTGATACTCTATTAGGACTTGTCGATTTCCCGCATACCATTGTCACTCCAAGAGAGCAGGATTTGATGATGTCCTGTGGCGAGACCATTTCTTCGATTGTATTTTGTCATGAACTCTGTAAAGAAGGAATTTCAGCCGTTTCTTTAACAGGAGCTCAGGCAGGTATAATGACCAACAGTGATTTCACAAAAGCAAAAATAACACAGATGAATCCTTCCAGAATCTTTGAAGAACTAAAAGATAAAGATGTCGTGGTAGTAGCGGGTTTTCAGGGTCAAACGTTAAGAGGGGAAGTAACAACAATCGGCCGTGGTGGAAGTGATACTACAGCCGCAGCTCTAGGAGCAGCTCTTCAAGCGGAATGCATCGAAATTTTCACTGATGTAGATGGAATCATGACTGCAGACCCAAGGTTGGTACAAGAAGCCCGTCCACTGAACACGATTACGTATAATGAAATTTGTAACTTAGCTTACCAAGGGGCAAAAGTCATCCACCCTCGAGCTGTCGAGATAGCGATGTATGCTAAAGTTCCAATTCGTGTCCGTTCCACATATTCAGATCTGCCAGGTACTCTGGTTTCAGGGACGAAAGAAGATCGGTTAGGGCAAGACATCTCAGATCGAACTGTAACAGGCATCGCCCATATGGCTGGACTTACTCAAATTAAAGTACAATCTAAAGAAGATCCCTCCAAACTTCAATCAGATGTCTTCAAATCAATGGCCTCAGCTAATATTTCTGTCGACTTCATCAACATTTCTCCAAGTGGTGTCCTATACACTATTGACCATATTTACGCTGAAAAAGCTGCCCAAATCCTCAATAACCTGGGGTATGACCCTGAAATACGTAACGGTTGTGCGAAAGTTTCGACTGTTGGAGCTGGTATTACGGGAATACCAGGCGTTACAGCAAAGATTGTTCAGACCCTGACAGATATCGGCATTCAAATTCTTCAATCTGCCGACTCCCACACGACCATTTGGGTGTTGATCAAGGAAGAAGATCTTGTTCCTGCTGTCAACGCTTTACATGGAACGTTTCAACTGAGCGTGGATGCGAAGAAAGGGGAAAAGCAAAAGTGA